The genomic DNA ATCCCTTGAGGGAGACCCGATTGGAGTATGGGTCGCGTACATCAGTTGGGACCGTACGGCTGCCGAACATATCCGTGGGGTTCAGGCGGATTTCGAGCGCGATGGCAAGGCGTCCTTCGAGTGCAACCTGCTGCGGGCCGATGGCATGCTGATCCAGGACAAGGACCCGGCTCGCATCCTGAGTGTCAATCTGAAGGACGCGGGATTGCGCGCCGCCCTGAAGATCGCCGATCACGAAGATGGCTACATCATCGAAGAACACCAGCGCACACACCTTCCCCAGATCAATGGCTACGCGGTCAGCAAGGGTGTACACGGCCGCAAGCTCTTCGACTGGGGTGTGCTGGCCCGGATCAACGTGGCCGAGGCCAACGAGAAGATGGCCACGATGAAACACGCCAGCATCACCCTGATCGTGATCTTCGGTGTGATCCTGCTGGTGGCCGCCTGGCTGGTGGGCAGCAGCATCTCGAAGCCTGTGCAGAAGACCGCCGAGCTGCTGGATCGCGTGGCTGATGGACAGCTGGACGAGACTCTCAACATCAAGCGCAAGGACGAGCTGGGCCGGATGGCCACGTCACTCAACCGCACCATCGAGGTGCTGCGCGAGGCCGAGGCCTTGCGCCAGGCCAATGCGGGCCAGCAGCGCGAGATGCTGCGAGTGCGCGCCATGGTGCAGAACAGCACGCTGGCGATGCTTTATGTGGACACGGACAACACGATCCGCTACTCCAACCCGGCCGCGCTCACTCTTCTGCAGAAGACGGGCGACATTTCGGCGGACAGCCTGGACAACGGGCGCCTGGACAAGGTGCTGCCCATGGGCCGCACCCTCGTGGAACAGGGCACACATTCGGCCAACCTGCCCTGGACGGGGACCTTGCCGCTCAAGGACAGCCAGCTCTCCTTCAGCCTGGACGAGATCGTGGACGAGAAGAAGGAACGCCAGGGACTCTGCATCTCGATCGAAGACATCACCGAGCAGCTCGCCAACGAGCAGCGTGTGCGCACGGCCGCTGAGCGCGAACGCCAGGAAGCCGCCGAACTGCAGCGCAAGGTGGACCAGCTGCTCACCACCGTGAGCGCGGCCGCCGCCGGTGACCTGACCCAGGAAGTGCCGATCACGGGCAGCGACGCCATCGGCCAGGTGGGAACGGCACTCAACGGCTTCTTCCATTCGATGAGGACCAGCATTTCCACCATCGGAACCAACCTGAGCCAGCTCCAGGACAGCAGTTCCTTGCTGGGCTCGATCAGCGCCGAAATGAATACAAGTGCCGAGGCCACCAACCAGAAGGCCGTTGAGGTGGCCAACACCACCCAGCAGATCAGCGGCAACATGCAGACCAGTGCCACGGGCGCCGAAGAGATGGGAGCGTCGATCCGCGAGATCAGCCGCAACACGGCGGAAGCCGCCAAGGTGGCCGCCGCGGCCGTGCAGCTGGCTCAGTCCACGGGCGCGGCGATGAGCCAGCTCAACATCAGCTCCGAGGAAATCGGCGAGGTGGTGAAGGTGATCAGCGGCATCGCCGAACAGACCAACCTGCTGGCGCTGAACGCCACCATCGAGGCGGCACGCGCCGGGGCCGCGGGCAAGGGCTTCGCCGTGGTGGCCAACGAAGTCAAGGAACTGGCCAAGGAAAGTGCCAGAGCCACCGAAAACATCAGCCTGAAGATCGCCACGATCCAGGAGAACACGGGCCGCGCCGTGACCTCGATCGAGCAGATCACCAGCATCATCGACAAGATCAACGACCTGCAGAATTCGATCGCCAGCGCCGTGGAAGAACAGAGCGTGACCACGGGCGAGATCACGCGCAGCGTGCACGAAGCCGCCACCGGCTCGCACCAGATCGTTGAGAACATGGAACAGCTGGGCGTGGTGGCCCAGGCCTCCAACCGGGGCGCCACCAGCACGGCCGACGCCGTGGAACACCTGAACAGGATCGCCGAGGACATGGGAGAACTGATGCGGCGCTTCCACGTGTGATCCAGCATCATCCGCACACAGAAAAGGCGGGCCCGCGAGGGTCCGCCTTTCTGTTTCACGGTTGTCCCGTTCGTGCGTCGATTCAGGCGCTCAGTGAGTGCCGGCTGTCAGGATCGCCTCGCGGCAAGGGTCCAGATCCCCACCCAGTTCACGCATCTGCTTCATGACCCGTCCTTCGGAATCCAGCACACTGATCACGCTGGCGTGGGAAAAGTTGCCCGCCGCATCTTTCTGGTACGGCACATCGAGCACAACCGACAGTGCGCGCACGTCTTCCGGCTGGCCATGCAGCAGTGTCCAATGGGCAGGATCCAGTCCCTGCGCCCGAGCATAGGCCTTGAGTGTGGCCGGATCATCGCGCGCGCTGTCGAAGCTGATGAGCACGAATCCCGGGCGTGCCGTCATTGTGCTCTGCTCCAGTTCCCGCAGCTGCTGCAGGATCCGCGGGCAGGCGTACTGGCAATGGGTGAAGATCATGGCCACGACCCGCACCTCGCCGGCCAGATCGCTCAAGTGCATCTCGTGACCGTTCTGATCCTGCCACACGGACTGCATCCGGTAGAGTGAGGTTTCGGGCAGGGCGTTCCGGCTGGCGGTCGGGGGGGCCGCCGCGCAGCAGGCGTGTGGCGGAGTCGCGGCTTCCTTGGTCGGCGGTGCCGGCGGGGCCGCACCCAGCAGCAACAGCAGTGGCAACAGCGACAACAGGGTCCACCCGGACCCTTGGTGACAAAGGCGTTGGGTCATGGTCTCCTCACTTTGTATCCGCTGACGTCGGGGAAAGGGGATCCCGGGCGCAGCGGAATCCCAGGCTGGATACACAATCCTTGCCCGAGAGCCCACTGCGGAAGGCGTAGCGCATGAAGGCGGCGTAGTCGTTGCGATCCGTCGCCTGCTGGGCGCCGCCCGCACAGAAGAAGCGGCGATCCACGTCCCCATCGGCGCGGGACTCGCCCGTGATCAGGGCAGAATTGAAGTCCTCGACCCACTCCCAGACCAGCCCGTGCAGATCCCAGACCCCCCGGGCGTCCGCTGCGGTCGAGCCGATCGATGGCAATGGCAGATGTGTCGGGTGTCCATACCAGTCCAGGATCCGCTGGCTCACACCGGGGTCCGGGTGCCCGTTGCCGGCTCCCGCGGCATACTCCCACTCCGCCGTGGTCGGCAGGCGCTTTCCGCGCCACTCGGAATAGGCTCTGGCCGCGAACCAGGAGATCTGTGTCACGGGACTGTTGCGCAATTCCAGGGAATCGGGTCCCAGTTGCAGATCCCCGGACCAGAGGGCCAGATAGCCCGGACCGGCGAACAGGGCCGGAACGCGAGACCGGCGCCATTCCGGACGGGCCTCGACGAATTCCAGAAACTGCGCGTGTGTCACGGGAAAGCGATCCAGATCGAAGGCGTTCACATGGCAAGCGGGATCCTCTTCCCCACCGACGTACAGCGGCAGGTAGGATCCGCTCGGAATGCGGACCATGTCCGCCGCACGCGTGGCAGCGGCGGCGGACAGGGCCAGACCCAGAATCAGGCTGATGACAAGCCGTTTCATTTGCGCTCGGCCGCGACCTGGGCCGGCTCGACCCGGCCACCCGTGTTGCCCCAGGAGTGCAGCACATAGGTCAGTACGCTGGAGATCTCTTCGTCGTTGAGGTTCAGGGCCGGCATCACACCGTTGAATGTCTGCCCATTGACGGTCAGTGGCCCCTGAAGCCCGTGCAGAATCGCCCGGACACCGCGCATCGGATCCGCCTGCAGATAATCGGAACCGGCCAGGGGTGGGAAGGCCCCGGGGATTCCCTTGCCATCCAGCTGGTGACAGGCGGCGCAGTTCAGAACGAAGATCCGCTGCCCTTCGGCGATACGCTCGTCCAGGCTCAGGGGATGGTCCCGCACCGGAGAACTCTCAGCCGTGAGTTTCTGCAGCGCCCCGCCTTCGGGCAGATAGACTTCTTCGGACTGCAGCCCCGAATAGATCTGGGGATCCTCGTCGCCCTCCACCTTGAGCATGCCCAGCGCGCCCTTGTTGAAGGCCCGGAAGATGGCGTGATCCACCAGCAGGAACGTACCCGGTACGTCCACCTTGAATTCGACTTGGGCCGCTCCACCGGGTGGAACCAGTGTGGTCTGCACATCGTGCTGGTCGGCCACCGTACCTCCCATGGTGTGCACCAGGTCAAAGATCTCGCCGATCACATGGAATGAAGAGACCAGATTGGGTCCGCCGTTGCCCACGTAAAGGCGCACGGTCTCACCCGTGCGCGCGCGCAGTGCATGCTCATCGTTCAGGGCACCCACGGCCCCGTTGAAGACGACGTAGTCCGGGTCCTCGTGCAGGGCTTTTGCCATGTCGAATGGCTGCAGTCCCGGTTGACCGAACGTTCCCGCCGTATAGAACTCTCCCTGCATCACATAGTATTCGTGATCCACGGGCGGCAGGCCTTCCTCGGGCTCCACAAGGATCAGGCCGTACATTCCGTTGGCGATGTGCATGCCCACGGGTGCCGTGGCGCAGTGGTAGACGAACAGGCCGGGGTTCAGCACCCGAAAGGTGAAGGTCGAGGTCTTTCCCGGGGGGGTGAAGGAAGAGGTTGCCCCGCCCCCCGGCCCGGTCACGGCGTGCATGTCGATGTTGTGGGGCATCTTGTTGTCGGGGTGATTGCTCAGGTGGAATTCCACCTCGTCGTTCTGGCGCAGCCGCAGCATCGGGCCGGGCACGGTGCCACCGAAGGTCCAGAACGTATACTCCACACCATCAGCCAGCTTGCCTTCGAACTCCTTCACTTCAAGATGCACGATCACCTTGGTCGGATGATCCCGGGCGATCGGTGGCGGTACATCGGGGGCGTGCGCCAGCACGGCCTCTTCCTGCCCGCTCAACGCGGCCCGCTCCACGGGGCTCAGCCCCCAGCCCTCCCGACCGTCTTCTCCCTTGTGGCCGGATTCGCACCCTGCGGACAGCAGCAGGAGCACGGCGGCTCCCAGACAGGGCAGAATCGTGTGCATGGGTCGCCTTGGCATGTCTGTTCCTCCTGTTCGGATCCAGGCTCTTGGATCCCTGGATTCCAGCCACCAGATTTTGGCGTCGAAGGCTGGGTTCGATCACTTGCTTGCAAGTAAGCACTTACTTACATTTGGCGCAATGGAAAAAACACCACGAAAAAGCGGCCAGGCCCGCCGTGAAGAAATTGCCCGGGCCGTGCTTGAGATTCTGGGCGAACAGGGCATCGCCGCCGTGACCACACGGAATCTGGCCCAGCGCGTCGGCCTGACCACCGGAGCGCTGTTCCGCCACTTTCCCACCACGGAAGCCATGCTCTGCGAAGCGGTTCGGGTGGCCAGGGCCCAGGTCGATGCCACGTTTCCCGATCCGGGCCTGCCGCCCCTGCGCAGGGTGCTGACTCTGGCCCGGGCGCGCGTCGCCCTGATGGGCGGCAGTCCCGGTGTGGCCTGGCTCTTCCGCTCCGAACAGGCCCGGCAAAGCCTGCCCGAGGAATGTGTCGACCAGCTGCAGGAGCTCTCGATCCGGTCACGCGGCTACCTGCTGGACGCTCTGCGTGAGGGGGTGACGAACGGCAGCATCCGACCGGACATTCCCGCGGAGGACCTGCTGGTCCCCGTGCTGGGAACCATCCACGCGCTGATCGGAATGCGCGGAATCCACGACTCACCCGTGAATGGGCAGGGTCAGACCACCGAACGGGTTCTGGCGGCCCTCGAACTCATGCTGTCACCGCCCTCGCCCGTGGCTCACGATTGACGCATCGCAACCAAGGAACCGGAGGACCCATGACATTGGAACAAGGAATCAAAGTCGGCGTGCTGGCGGCCAAGCACCCTCTGAGCACACGCGTCTTCGCCCGGCATCAGATCGACTTCTGCTGCGGAGGGGGGCAGCCACTGGACCGTGTCTGCCGGGAGAAGGGACTGGACCCTGACCGGATTCTGGCGGAAATCACCCGGGAGCTGGAGGGCCCGACCGAGTCCCCCACGAGCTGGCTCAGGGCTCCGTTGCCGGATCTGGTCTCGCACATCCTGAACCAGCATCATGAGCCGCTGGTCGAAGAATTGCCCCGCCTGGAAGGCATGGCCCGCAAGGTGCTGGCCGTACACGGGGAAAAGGATCCGGAGCGTCTGGAAGAACTCCTCACGGTATTCATCGCCCTGCGCCAGGACCTGGAACAGCACATGCGCGAGGAAGAGACGGCGCTATTTCCCCTGATCCTGGCCGGCAGAGCACCCGGCATGGAGATGCTGGACGGCATGCGGGAGGAACATGAAGCGGTGGGACACATGCTGGCGAGGCTGAATCAGCTGACCGACGGCTACCGGGTCCCCGCGGCCGCCTGCAACACCTGGCGCGCCCTCTGGCATGGCCTGGCCGCGCTGGAACCGTCGCTGCACGAACACATCCACCTGGAGAACAACATCCTCTTTCCCCGCGCGATCGCCGAGGCTCACTGAGCCGCCGCAAGGTGGACATCTCGCCACAGGATGACTGAAACACGCACCGCCCGGCCAGTGGCCGGGCGGTGCGTCGTTTTGAGAAATGGGATGTGGAGTCCGCTGGCACTCCGCAGGGTGGGCATGGGTCGCAGGCCGCGCCCACCTTCCAAAGCATCGCGCAATCCAGGCAGTGACCGAGCGCCGCGGAACTTGCAACAGAAGTGCATCTCATCGCCATCCTGAACCACGACCTCGCGCAGTTCGCGCGCACGCACATCGTAGGGTGGGCAAAGGCCGCAGGCCGTGCCCACCTTCCTCACCCACATCAAGGATCCTTCCCGACTCCACCAGGAACCTGTCTCTGCAACATTCCCTGTCCCCAACCAGGCGGGTGCCAGCCTTTGGCCATCGCTCGTCGCACTGTGCTCCAGGGCCACTCCTCCGGCGCTCGACACACTCCATGCTTCACTGGATTGAAGTGCACATACTCAATGATCGCTTCGGTCGCTGCATCGTCGTCAATCAGATGCTCCCAGTAACGACGTTGCCAGACACCTTTCTCACGACGCCGTGTCATTGACTGCGTCACCCGCCCGGCAAGGCATCCGCGACTGAAACTGTGCTTTATTTTTCGCCACCTGAGCGGATAGTCATGATCATCGGCAGGAAGTCGCCAGACCGCATGCAAGTGGTCAGGCAGGATCACCAGTGCAAGTGTCTCGAATGGGTGATTGAGGCGGACCGTGCGATATCCGCTGCAGAATCTCCGGACTGCGGCCGGTGATTCAAGCCAGGGATATCTGTCATGTGTCACCAAAGTGAAGAAGTAGAGACCCCCTGGAACACGCGTTCGACGAAAATTCAATGAAGCGCCTCGGGTTCTGATACGTCAACGCTACAGAACGACTTCATCCAATACATGTTCCGAAGGATCTTGAGGAGACGAGAGAACGAAAAGAGTGGTGTCAGGTTTTCGCCACACTTTCGATGTATCGAGTGGTGAAATTCAGGGAGATGGGAAGGCCAGTAGTCCTTGCCAATCCTCCGGGCAGGCCGGGGGGTGATGGGCACGGCCTTCGGCCTTTGCCCATCCTACCGTGGTGCTCCAGATTGTGGGTGCTGGGCAGGGCCGTTGGCCTTTACCCATCCAGCGGCGCAACGAAGGTCCGGATCGACTCTCAGACGTTGAAGCGGAAGTGCATCACGTCGCCGTCCTGGACCTCGTAGTCACGCCCTTCGACGCGCAGGCAGCCCGCGCTGCGGCAGGCGCTCTCGGTTCCGTGTTTGACATAATCATCAAAGGCGATCACTTCGGCACGGATGAAGCCCTTCTCGAAATCGCTGTGGATCACACCCGCGGCCATGGGGGCCTTCCAGCCCTTGTGGATGGTCCAGGCGCGCACTTCCTTCTCGCCGGCAGTGAAGTAGCTGATCAGACCCAGACTGGCGAAGCCGATGCTCAGCAGCTGCTCCAGCCCGGTCTCCTCCACCCCGTAGGCGGCCAGCAGCTCGACGCGCTCCTCGTCGCTCACGCCCGCCAACTCCTCTTCGGCGCGGGCGCAGACACGCACGACCGCATGGCCATGGGCGGCAGCATAGTCGCGCAGACTCTGCACCATGCTGTTGTCGCCGTGCAGTCCGGCCTCGTCCACATTGGCGCAGTAGATCACGGGCTTGGCGCTCATCAGCCCCAGCCCGCGCACGGTGGCCGCCAGTTCCTCCTGCTCCCTCAGCGCGGGCCAGCTCACGGCGGGTTTGCCGGTTTCCAGGTGGGCCACCAGCCCCTGCAGGCCCTCGAGGGTCTTCGCAGCGGCCTTGTCGTTCTTCGCTTCCCGGGTCAGGCGCTGGATCCGGGATTCCAGAGTCTGCAGGTCGGCCAGGATCAGTTCGGTCTCGATGACTTCCACGTCGCGCACCGGATCCACGCTGCCGTCCACGTGCACCACGTCATCGTCCTCGAAACAGCGGACCACGTGCAGGATGGTATCGGTCTCGCGGATATTGCCCAGGAACTTGTTGCCCAGACCTTCCCCGCGGCTGGCACCCTTGACCAGTCCGGCGATGTCGCAGAAGTCGATGGTGTTGTAGAGCACGCGCTGCGGCCTGACCAGTTCGGCCAGCTTGTCGGCCCGCTTGTCGGGCACCGGGACGATGGCCTTGTTGGGCTCGATGGTGCAGAAGGGATAGTTCGCCGATTCCGCATTCTGGGCGCGGGTCAGAGCGTTGAACAGTGTGGACTTGCCGACATTGGGCAGTCCGACGATACCGATGCTGAGGCCCATGGGGGCATTCCTCCGGGTTGCAAAGGCGCTGAAGGTAGGCAAATCGGCTCGAATCGGCCCGCTCCTCGCGGCGCAACAGGGGCGAAAGCAGCTTGGGCGATCCGCCTTTTCTATCTTGCACGCCTGATTCATCGGCCGCCCATGCGGCCCCCCAGTCAAGGATGCTGCCCCATGTCCAGCAATACCCTGCAGGACCCCGTGATCGAGAAGCTGCGCGGCCTGGTCCCCGAGATCGAACTGGCCAGCCGCGCCGAAGTTGTGCACGAGATCGAGGCGCTCAAGATCCAGCGCCAGGCCCTGATCCTGGGGCACAACTACATGGAACCGGCCCTCTTCAACACGGTGCCGGACATCACGGGCGACAGCCTGGAACTGTGCCGCAAGGCCGCCGAAACCACCGCCCCGGTGATCGTGTTCTGCGGCGTGCGATTCATGGCCGAGACGGCCAAGATCCTCAACCCGGAACGCACCGTGCTGTTGCCCGCGCAGGTGGCGGGCTGCTCGCTGGCCGCCAGCATCACGGCCGAGGATGTGCGTCAGCTGCGTCGTCGCTACCCGGGCGTACCTATCGTGGCCTATATCAATACCTACGCCGAGGTCAAGGCCGAGGTGGACATCTGCTGCACTTCAGGCAACGCCGCGCGGGTGGTGGAAAGTCTGGCCGGCGACACGGTGATCTTCCTGCCCGACGAATACCTGGCCCGCAACGTGGCCCGTGATACCGGCCGACACGTGATCCTGCCCGTGATGCACGACTCGGCCGATGGCCCGGCCTTCCCGCCCGACACCGACATCGAGCGGGTGATGATCGGCTGGCGCGGGCGCTGCGAGGTGCACGAGCAGTTCAGCGTGGCCGATATCGAGATGGTGCGCGCCCAGTTCCCCAACACCCGCATCCTGGCCCACCCCGAATGCAGCCCCGAGGTGACTCTGGCCTCCGACTTCTCCGGCAGTACCAGCGAGATGACCGCGTACGTGCGCGAGACCGAGGCCGAGAGCTTCCTGCTGCTGACCGAGTGCTCGATGAGCGACAACATCGCCGCGGCCAACCCGCACAAGAAAATGCTGGGGCTGTGCTCGGTGCGCTGCCCGCACATGAACGAGATCCGGCTGGAAGACGTGCGCGACTCGCTGATCCACATGCGGCAGGAGATTTTCGTGCCGGAAGACATTCGCGTGCGCGCCCTGCGCTCCGTGACCCGCATGCTGGAACTGTAGCCCTGATCCGCTTTCTGTGTCGCATCGCATGGGAGTGAGCATGAACCGCATCGACTGTCCCGTGCTGATCCTGGGCTGCGGCATCGCCGGCAGCACGGCGGCCCTGCAACTGGCCGACGCGGGCATTCGGGTCACCGTGGTCACCCGGGCCTCGCTGCCCGAGGAAAGCAACACCTACCACGCCCAGGGCGGCATCATCTATGAGGGCGACGACGACTCGCCCGAGCTTTTGCAGGAAGATCTGCTGCGCGCGGGCGACGGCGTCAACAACCCGCTGGCGGCCAGACTGCTGGCCGAAGAAGGCCCCCGCCGTGTACGCCAGGTGCTGATCGACCGGGTGGGCGTGCCCTTCGACCGTGGCCCCGACGGCGACCTGGCCCGCATCCGCGAGGCGGCCCATTCCAGCGTGCGCATCCTGCATGTGGGCGACAGCACCGGCCGTTCCATCGAAGTAGCCCTGCTCAACGCGATCCGCGAGCACCCCAATGTGACCCTGCTGACCCGGCGCACCGCCGTGGACCTGCTGACCCCCGCCCATCACAGTCTGAACCCGCGCGATGTCTACGAACCCCTGAGCTGCTGCGGCGCCTATGTGCTCGATCACGCCAGCGGCCGCGTGGACACGATTCTGGCCGCTACCACGGTACTCGCCACGGGCGGACTGGGCCAGGTTTACCTGCGCACCACCAACCCAGAGGGCTCGCGCGGGGACGGTCTGGCGATGGCCAACCGCGCTGGCGCCCGCGTGGTCAACTGCGAGTACGTGCAGTTTCACCCCACGGCCCTGTACCACGACGGCAAGGCGCGCTTCCTGATTTCCGAGGCGGTGCGCGGCGCGGGCGCGAAACTGATCAACCGCGACGGCGAAGCCTTCATGGCCCGCCATTCTCCCCAGTGGAAGGACCTGGCCCCCCGCGACGAAGTGGCCCGCGGCATCCACCGCGAGATGATCGCCAGCGGCAGCACGAATGTCTGGCTGGATCTGGCCTCGGCCCTGCCCGCCGCCGAGATCCGCACCCGCTTTCCGATGATTCACAAACGCTGCCTGGAAGTGGGCGTGGACATCACGAGCCAGCCGATCCCCGTGGTGCCCGCCGCCCACTACTTCTGCGGCGGTGTCTGGACCGATCTGGAAGGCCGCACCAGCATCGAGCGACTGTACGCCGTGGGCGAAGTGGCCTGCACGGGCCTGCACGGCGCCAACCGCCTGGGCAGCGCCTCGATTCTGGAAGGCCTGGTCTGGGGCTGCCGGGTGGCCGAGCACATCGAAGCCCGCAAGGACACACCGGCCCCCGTCGAGGTGGCCGACTGGGAAGGCCCCGGCGAGAACGAGCCCGACCCCGCCCTCGTGCTGCAGGACATGAATTCGATCCGCCACATGATGTGGAACTACGTCAGCGTGGTGCGCACTACTCCCCGCCTGCGCCGCGCCCTGCGCCACCTGCGCACCCTTGAAACCGAGATCGAAAGCTTCTACCGCCGCTCCCGCATCTCCGACACCCTGATCGGCCTGCGCAACGCCGTGCGCAGCTCAGTCCTGATCACGGCCGCCGCGCTGGCGAATCGAAAGTCGATGGGGTGTCATTACCGGGAATAGTCGCCGATATGATCGCCAAGGATGACCGCAAGGGAACAGGATCGACCGTTGCGAAATGACTTCTCGCATCCGGAGCTTCGCCGCCGCGTGCGTGTGCTGCGGATCTTTCCAAACTGGGCCTGTTGCCTGCGGCTGGTCTCGGCTCTGGCGATGGAGTTCGACGAGGATTGGCAGACCGACCGGCGCTGTCTCAACATGGCGCCATCGGCCGAATCCGAAGAAACGGGCTGGAAGAACGCCGGCTGAAGTATAAAAGATTTCCGACTGGACTCGCGCCAGGGTCATCGGTGGGTGCAAGGGCCGTGACAAGGCGAGGCATCTGCTTCATGCAGCTGCTGGCCCGCCTGGATGTCACACAGGTCGTTCGCGCATTTCCCGTTGGATCTCCATGAGCTCTTCCATGCTCATATCAGTATCGATCCCGTCGACATCAAGTGGTGACTCATTGATCTTCATCGGACGAATGGTGAACAATTGACCATCTTTCCTTCGCACAAGCACTTCGCCATCCAATTGGGCGCGATCCAGAAGAGAAGCAAGCTTTTGTCGCGCTTCAGAATATGTGTACGTGATCATTGATCAATCTCCAATACTTTGACGTCTGCCTGCCTTGCCTTGCCTTGGCGACCAGCCCGCCGTCCCGAGTCAATAGTGGCGTCCGAGTGGGTTGGTGGGCACGCTGCGCTTTGCCCACCCTACGGGGGATCACAAACCAAACTTCTGTTCAGGAGGCCCAGTTGATTCTGGGTTTCTTCTTCGTGAGAGCGCACTCGCGCAGGAAAAGGTTGATCAGTGTCTGGTAGGGAATGCCGGATTCCTCGGCGAGCTGCTTGAAATAGATGATGATCTCCGGCTCCAGCCGGATGGTGACCGATGTCTTGAGCTTCCTGGCGTAGGGATTGGGCTTGGCAGCACTGAAATCGTATTCATCTTTCATGGTCGTACACCCTTCGCGTAGAATCGGGTCTCATTGCGGGTGGCCTTGCGGGCCGAAATGATCCGGATGTGATGCTCGTCTTCCCGGTAGCAGTGGCACACGACCAGCAGCCGCAGGGTTACGCTCATTCCCAGCAGGATGAAGCGATCCTCCTCCCTGGAATGCTCGGGGTCCGCAATCAACAGAGCCCGTTCATCCGAGAAGGCAGTCTTCGCCTCCTCGAAGGAAATGCCGTGCTTGCGCTGATTGGACCTCGCCTTCGGCTCGTCCCAGCTGAATTGAATCGTCTCCACCGCGGACAGTAACAAGTTTACAGTGTATGTACAAACCAAAAGTCCTGATCCCTGGAACCTGATGACTTCAAGAGTCCAGGCTCTCAAGGCAATGCCTCAGGGCTCACTGGTTGCGGTCCCGGAATTCTGGCCGATTCGCGCCCGCCCGTGGATTCCCCACGGGCTATGATGTGTGACGCCCCGTTCGGGGCTTGGCTGGAGAGAGTGTGCGTTGGCGTCCGAGTGGGTGGGTGGGCATGCTGCGCTTTTCCTGCCTCGCGGGTCGGTGATGGAGACATGGACTCTGGCCGGAATCATCAACATGGCCAGGTCCCCATTGTGTCGGGCATCCGCGTCCGCCCGTGGATTCCCCACGGGCTATGATGTGTGATGCCCTGTCAGGGGCTTGGCTGGGAAG from Candidatus Delongbacteria bacterium includes the following:
- the ychF gene encoding redox-regulated ATPase YchF → MGLSIGIVGLPNVGKSTLFNALTRAQNAESANYPFCTIEPNKAIVPVPDKRADKLAELVRPQRVLYNTIDFCDIAGLVKGASRGEGLGNKFLGNIRETDTILHVVRCFEDDDVVHVDGSVDPVRDVEVIETELILADLQTLESRIQRLTREAKNDKAAAKTLEGLQGLVAHLETGKPAVSWPALREQEELAATVRGLGLMSAKPVIYCANVDEAGLHGDNSMVQSLRDYAAAHGHAVVRVCARAEEELAGVSDEERVELLAAYGVEETGLEQLLSIGFASLGLISYFTAGEKEVRAWTIHKGWKAPMAAGVIHSDFEKGFIRAEVIAFDDYVKHGTESACRSAGCLRVEGRDYEVQDGDVMHFRFNV
- the nadA gene encoding quinolinate synthase NadA, whose protein sequence is MSSNTLQDPVIEKLRGLVPEIELASRAEVVHEIEALKIQRQALILGHNYMEPALFNTVPDITGDSLELCRKAAETTAPVIVFCGVRFMAETAKILNPERTVLLPAQVAGCSLAASITAEDVRQLRRRYPGVPIVAYINTYAEVKAEVDICCTSGNAARVVESLAGDTVIFLPDEYLARNVARDTGRHVILPVMHDSADGPAFPPDTDIERVMIGWRGRCEVHEQFSVADIEMVRAQFPNTRILAHPECSPEVTLASDFSGSTSEMTAYVRETEAESFLLLTECSMSDNIAAANPHKKMLGLCSVRCPHMNEIRLEDVRDSLIHMRQEIFVPEDIRVRALRSVTRMLEL
- the nadB gene encoding L-aspartate oxidase, which translates into the protein MNRIDCPVLILGCGIAGSTAALQLADAGIRVTVVTRASLPEESNTYHAQGGIIYEGDDDSPELLQEDLLRAGDGVNNPLAARLLAEEGPRRVRQVLIDRVGVPFDRGPDGDLARIREAAHSSVRILHVGDSTGRSIEVALLNAIREHPNVTLLTRRTAVDLLTPAHHSLNPRDVYEPLSCCGAYVLDHASGRVDTILAATTVLATGGLGQVYLRTTNPEGSRGDGLAMANRAGARVVNCEYVQFHPTALYHDGKARFLISEAVRGAGAKLINRDGEAFMARHSPQWKDLAPRDEVARGIHREMIASGSTNVWLDLASALPAAEIRTRFPMIHKRCLEVGVDITSQPIPVVPAAHYFCGGVWTDLEGRTSIERLYAVGEVACTGLHGANRLGSASILEGLVWGCRVAEHIEARKDTPAPVEVADWEGPGENEPDPALVLQDMNSIRHMMWNYVSVVRTTPRLRRALRHLRTLETEIESFYRRSRISDTLIGLRNAVRSSVLITAAALANRKSMGCHYRE
- a CDS encoding transposase translates to MRNDFSHPELRRRVRVLRIFPNWACCLRLVSALAMEFDEDWQTDRRCLNMAPSAESEETGWKNAG
- a CDS encoding type II toxin-antitoxin system Phd/YefM family antitoxin, coding for MITYTYSEARQKLASLLDRAQLDGEVLVRRKDGQLFTIRPMKINESPLDVDGIDTDMSMEELMEIQREMRERPV
- a CDS encoding BrnA antitoxin family protein is translated as MKDEYDFSAAKPNPYARKLKTSVTIRLEPEIIIYFKQLAEESGIPYQTLINLFLRECALTKKKPRINWAS
- a CDS encoding BrnT family toxin, producing METIQFSWDEPKARSNQRKHGISFEEAKTAFSDERALLIADPEHSREEDRFILLGMSVTLRLLVVCHCYREDEHHIRIISARKATRNETRFYAKGVRP